A genomic window from Lycium barbarum isolate Lr01 chromosome 4, ASM1917538v2, whole genome shotgun sequence includes:
- the LOC132637079 gene encoding uncharacterized protein LOC132637079 — MLRCSKYESSDRVRIYKYVGEHTCGVEHVRSLHKHASSHLIASVLMNDYIENKGPSTKEIQRTVFKEFHCKPSYWKCWKAGIIAKNWVRGTSEHGYGCLLAYSYMVESLNPGSRICISLSDGNRFLYYFMSYAACIRGYTHMRKVIAIDDTYLYAKYEGVLSSAVAQDTENHVYPIAFCVVDKECDDSWTYFFQQLKFIIVDELDLCIISDRHKSIANGISRTYEHAHHGLCMKHLSENLRKNFQCGDSFHAYFNVAKAYGYEEFDEHFQQFKDKSPEAAQCLEFEIGFKKWSRAHFLVNRYNILATNIAESLNSILRDERDYPVSALFISISRRFAEIFRQRRADIGDSNNIFVPSAEITLREKMTEGDSLFVSNINGDADEFTVIDSGRTAKVNLLNKTCSCREYDLVKLPCAHAMAALRLKYRNGYGSSIYKYSSLMYKVQSYILAFAETINVVPPESEWVMPEEYAKMYIAPPPYEPKLGRKRINRIPGIAESFKPKGRVKGRRNKCSLCKESGHKRTTC, encoded by the coding sequence ATGTTGCGGTGTAGTAAGTACGAGAGCTCGGATAGGGTTCGCATTTACAAGTACGTTGGAGAGCACACTTGTGGTGTTGAACATGTTAGGAGCCTTCATAAGCATGCCTCGTCACATCTCATTGCATCAGTCTTGATGAATGACTATATTGAAAACAAAGGGCCATCGACAAAGGAAATCCAGAGGACGGTTTTCAAGGAGTTTCATTGTAAACCGAGCTACTGGAAGTGTTGGAAGGCTGGTATAATTGCTAAGAATTGGGTTAGGGGGACATCGGAGCACGGGTATGGTTGCTTACTAGCTTATTCTTACATGGTTGAGAGTCTAAATCCAGGTTCTAGAATTTGCATCAGTCTTTCGGATGGCAACAGGTTTTTATATTACTTCATGTCTTACGCAGCTTGCATTCGAGGATATACCCACATGAGAAAGGTTATTGCCATTGATGACACATATTTATATGCCAAGTACGAGGGTGTCTTGTCGTCTGCTGTCGCACAGGATACTGAGAACCATGTCTATCCTATTGCATTTTGCGTTGTGGATAAGGAGTGTGATGATTCTTGGACCTACTTCTTCCAGCAGCTCAAGTTTATAATCGTTGATGAACTGGACTTGTGCATCATCTCTGATAGACACAAGAGCATAGCCAATGGTATTTCCAGGACATATGAGCATGCTCACCATGGACTTTGCATGAAGCATCTTTCTGAAAACCTCCGAAAGAATTTCCAATGTGGAGATTCTTTTCATGCATACTTTAATGTAGCAAAGGCATATGGTTATGAGGAGTTCGATGAACATTTTCAGCAATTCAAGGATAAAAGCCCTGAAGCAGCTCAGTGCCTTGAGTTTGAGATTGGATTTAAAAAGTGGAGCAGGGCACATTTTCTAGTCAACAGGTACAATATTCTCGCCACAAACATTGCCGAGTCGCTTAACTCAATATTGAGGGATGAAAGAGATTACCCCGTGTCTGCTCTATTCATTTCCATTTCTAGGAGGTTTGCTGAAATATTCAGGCAGAGGCGTGCAGATATCGGCGATTCAAATAATATATTTGTGCCTTCGGCTGAAATAACGTTAAGGGAAAAGATGACTGAGGGCGATTCCTTATTTGTTAGTAATATAAATGGGGATGCCGACGAGTTCACCGTTATCGACAGTGGTAGAACTGCCAAAGTCAATCTACTGAACAAAACATGTTCTTGTAGAGAGTATGACTTGGTGAAATTACCGTGCGCTCACGCCATGGCAGCCTTGAGATTGAAGTATAGAAATGGATATGGTTCAAGCATCTACAAGTATTCTTCACTGATGTATAAAGTTCAATCTTACATCCTTGCATTTGCTGAAACTATCAATGTAGTCCCTCCAGAGTCTGAATGGGTTATGCCCGAGGAGTATGCAAAGATGTACATTGCTCCACCTCCTTATGAGCCCAAACTTGGAAGGAAGAGAATAAACCGTATCCCTGGCATCGCAGAATCTTTTAAGCCCAAAGGACGTGTAAAAGGGAGGAGAAACAAGTGCTCACTTTGCAAGGAAAGCGGGCACAAGAGAACAACGTGCTGA